A DNA window from Arachis hypogaea cultivar Tifrunner chromosome 18, arahy.Tifrunner.gnm2.J5K5, whole genome shotgun sequence contains the following coding sequences:
- the LOC112772308 gene encoding transcription factor E2FB isoform X2 — MKRQVPLPSTKPPFAPPADYHRFATDHRTTSQNDADAIAVKTPQLKRKSVTTDLEGDSGNVTPASTEAVNSPFRTPISRKTGKASKSSRLTKCNRSGSQIPGSNISSPSANNLAPSGPCRYDSSLGLLTKKFINLIKQAEDGILDLNKAAETLEVQKRRIYDITNVLEGIGLIEKKLKNRIQWKGLDVSRPGQAVDSFASLQAEVENLTNEEHRLDEQIREMQERLRGVSEDENTQRYLFVTEEDIKSLPSSQNETLIAIKAPYCTTLEVPDPDEVVDYPQRKYRIVLRSTTGPIDVYLLSQFEEKFEINGVNVGPNIPSRPDFNKHQSTVVSNDRGKDLEMGIQDVYRPSDLSNSHDFAGGITKIVPSDFESDADYWLLSDADVSITDMWRTERILLLDLQPAKLNGIIWKLQKKIIV; from the exons ATGAAGCGCCAGGTGCCCCTCCCTTCCACCAAACCGCCTTTTGCTCCGCCCGCAGACTACCATCGCTTCGCCACCGACCACCGCACAACTTCTCAGAACGACGCCGACGCCATTGCCGTTAAAACTCCT CAATTAAAGCGGAAGAGTGTTACAACTGATCTTGAAGGTGATTCTGGTAATGTGACTCCAGCATCCACTGAAGCAGTTAATAGTCCTTTCCGGACACCTATCTCGAGGAAGACGGGAAAGGCAAGCAAATCCTCTCGACTTACAAAATGCAACAGATCAGGATCTCAAATCCCTGGATCAAATATCA GTTCACCATCAGCAAATAATCTCGCACCTTCTGGTCCATGTCGTTATGACAGCTCTTTAG GTCTGTTGACAAAGAAGTTCATCAATTTGATCAAACAAGCAGAGGATGGTATTCTTGATTTGAATAAAGCTGCTGAGACATTAGAG GTACAAAAGAGGAGGATATATGATATAACGAATGTTCTTGAAGGGATTGGCCTtatagaaaagaaactaaagaacAGAATTCAATGGAA GGGACTGGATGTTTCAAGACCAGGGCAGGCTGTTGATAGTTTTGCTAGTTTACAG GCTGAAGTAGAAAATCTTACAAATGAGGAGCACCGGTTAGACGAGCAAATAAG AGAGATGCAAGAAAGATTAAGAGGTGTTAGTGAAGATGAAAACACTCAAAG GTATCTTTTTGTCACCGAGGAAGATATAAAGAGTTTGCCCTCATCTCAG AATGAAACCTTGATAGCAATTAAAGCTCCATATTGCACCACTTTGGAGGTCCCTGATCCTGATGAG GTTGTTGATTATCCTCAGAGGAAATACAGGATTGTCCTGAGAAGCACAACGGGCCCAATAGACGTTTATCTTCTTAG TCAATTTGAAGAGAAATTTGAGATTAATGGTGTTAATGTGGGCCCAAATATTCCATCAAGACCAGATTTCAATAAGCACCAATCAACAGTGGTCTCAAATGATAGAGGCAAGGACCTTGAAATGGGGATACAAGATGTATATAGGCCTTCAGATTTATCTAATTCACATGATTTTGCGGGTGGGATCACGAAGATTGTTCCTTCAGATTTTGAG AGTGACGCTGATTACTGGCTTTTATCGGATGCCGATGTTAGCATAACAGACATGTGGAGGACAGAACGTATCCTCTTGTTGG